The Schistocerca piceifrons isolate TAMUIC-IGC-003096 chromosome 11, iqSchPice1.1, whole genome shotgun sequence genome includes the window AAaacaaagcaattagaaagaaaCTACATTTGATAAATTAacttattacaattaaaattaagcaTTCGGATTAAATTCATAACCTAGAAATCACACTGAGCTCTTTCAACTGTCCTTGTGTTTCTACAAACAATTGGAATTATAATCTGATGTTTGTACAGTAGTTACATGATATTTAAAAACAGACAAATAATTAAAAGATTTGATGcataaaattaaacttcattaacTCAGAATTATGTACAGAGCTTTGTAATCCAAATATTTTTCACAAGAAATGCGGCACTTGAACTGGCAATAGTGTATTGACATAAAATTTAACAAAGTAGAAAAACTGAATTACTACACAATTTACCAAAAGACCCTTCTTTGTGAAGATACACTGTTGATCCAAATCATTATACCCACTTCCATAGGAGGAGTGTTTGCTACGCAGTGGCACTGTGGTTATGTCATGTAGTAATGAAACTATACAACCAGAAGTGAGTTGTTATCATTGTAGTGACAGTATGTGAAAAAATGGCATAAATAACTTTGCCAAAGAGCAGATGGTTTTGCCTGGCGCCTGGGTAAGTGCATCTCAGAAGCAGCGAATGTGGTTGGCTGTGCAGATGCTTCTGTCATGAGCCTCTATGGAACATTGTTGAAATATGGTGAAACAACAAGTTGACAAAGGTTGCAGGATGCCCATGCATTATCTAGAACAAGCAAATCAGAACCTAGCTGCTCTGTGAAGTGGGATAGATGGCAATCTGTGGAGACAGGAGAAAATGCTTGAGCAGGCTCGAGCGTTTCAAGCTATTAAGCAGACACTGTTAACATGAGGCCCCAAGTTTTATATAACAGCTTTGTATTCCCATGTTGATCTAACAATGTTGTAAGTTACAATAGCAATACAAATAGGACAATCGAGATTGGACTGCATACCTATAAGGAAGTGTCACATGTTGGGATGAATGACATTTCTTTCAGACCAGGTCAATGGTTGTGCTCAGATATGTCATTATGCAAATGACTAGTTGTTTCATACATGCACCACACAACAGGTGCAGGAAGATGGAGGCAGTGTCATGCTATGGGGTATATTCATACGAGATGGCAAGAAAACAGCTGGTGATAACTGAAAGCACCATGACAGATGTGgagaacatgaacattattgcaacCTTATTACTTAATGCTTGATGTATTTACAGAGAGTGACAACATCttgcagcaggataactgtccaaaaTACAAGGTAAGAATCACACTGCAATGGTTCGAGCAGCATGATGGTTCACACTGTTGTCTTTCCCACCCAGCTCACCTCATTAGATCATGATGAAATGAATCTGGGATGCTATTGCACACCAACTAGACAGCAACAAACCAATAGCCTACAGTTAATGGGAAAGGTGTGAGATGTGTGTAGACTTATAGTCCAATTTACAACTGAAAAACTAACGAAGAACTAATTAGTCCAAACCATAGAGATGCACTGTTGTATTGTGGTCTGTAGGTGAATCAAAACGCTACTAGGTAGATGATTATAATTTTTCCCTTATCTCAGCATActtgccaccatcagttatttcccAATGGATGTAGATTATTGATCACACAAATAGCATTACTATTAAGGAGGTAAACCTTAATAATATGTTTGCATAATCAAGAGATTATTGTATCTTTGCCCATTCTTGAGATAAATTTCCTacattatgaatgtgtaataaacaGATTTCTGCTGTTGCCTGGGTAGTGGATACAGCTTCATGAAGATTTAAATTGCAGTTTCTTTCAAATAATTAGCAGCATACTGGTACATTCTCTTGAAGAATATGGGGTCCTGATAAATGCACAGTACTACTACTCAAACGAGTAAAAGATATATCTCAATGCACAAATTTCGGGTAGCCCGATCATTAAAGCATGGAGCATTTGCAACAAAAAATCACAATTGTGCGCTTCATATATTGTATTTAGTATCTAACTTCTTCAAATGTGAAGCTGCGGAAATGGATTTGTcgtattttttgtgacctctctgtAGCACACGCGAACAATTTTCATAAAACACGAGTGGTCTTCTATGAACATGTGTAGGTCTACAGACCTCAACAATACTTTGAGAGGTCTCTATGTAGTGTGTATTAATTTGTGTTTCCTGTGACTGCCCCAATGAGTAAAAGATTTTCCACAAATACTACATGTGTAGGGTCTCTTTCCACTGTGTGATAACTTGTGGGCCTTGAGATTACTCAATACATTAGACCCCACAAATGTGATACTTGTGGTAAATTGTTTCTCTTCTGTGTGTATTAATTCATGTTTCTTGAGACTGTCCCTTTCAGTAAATGATTTTCCACACACACCGCATTTGTGTGGTCTCTTTCTTGTGTGTATTAAAATATGGGTCTTGAGATTGCCCAACTGAGTAAATGATTTTCCACAGACATCGCATTTGTGTGGTCTCTGTCCACTGTGTATTAATTCATGTTTCTTCAGATTGCCCCTTTCAGTAAACGATTTTGCACACACATCGCATTTGTGTGGTCTCTTTCCTGTGTGTATTAAAATGTGGGTCTTGAGATGGCCCGACTGAGTAAATGGTTTTCCACAGACATCGCATGTGTGTGGTCTCTTTCCTGTGTGTATTAAACTGTGGGTCTTCAGATGGGCCGACTGAGTAAATGATTTTCCACAGATATCGCATTTGTGTGGTCTCTGTCCAGTGTGTATTAATTCATGTTGCTTGAGATTGCCCCTTTCAGTAAACGATTTTCCACAAACATCGCATCCGTGAGGTCTCTCTCCAGTGTGTATTAATTTGTGTCCCTGAAGATTGCATAACAAAGGAAACGTTTTACCACAAACATCACATTTGTGATGTCTCGTTGCACTTAGCACAGTGTGGACATGAACATGGTCACTTGTAGATAAAATTCCACAGTCATTACATCTTTCGAGTTTCTCTTCAGTTTCTTTCACAGTATGTGTATTACATATGTCATTAAacgattttttaaaagttttcctgGGTACCTTGTATGAAGGGGGCTCCTCAGTCTGTTCCACGATTCCGTCTTGTACACACTCAAAGGAGATATTGTTTTCATGATCATCACTGCATTCAAGTGTCTCGCTGTTGGTAGCAGATAACGCTTGGTCACCCTCCCTCATTCTCAAATGTTCTTTAAAGCAGTCATCAGTAGGAAATACCTCACCACATGACTTACACACATATGAAGGTGCCTGCACACCGTCAATGTGGATGAAGACATGCATTATGAGTCTGTATTTTGAAGGGAAGCTCTGTAGGCAGAAACTACAGTTAAACTTATGGAATTCCTTTTCCCTGATGCTACAACTTAATCTTGTGCCACATAAGCCGTCTTCTTGAGAAGTCTGTATTTTGGTATAGTTGTGAGACACACTGAAATCTGTTGACTTCTCTGCATATATCTCCAGCTTGTCATTGACTACTCCTTGATGTGATGTTTCTTGATATGAAATGTCACAGCTGTCACCAGCACTTTGAATAAAACTGAGGAAGGAGGAAAGAGTGAAATGTTGATTTACACAATACAGAACAATATTTCACAATCCACAAAATCAGGGCCTATAAACCAAAACATAAAAATGTATGGCCATCACAGAAAACTTAGTAAATGTAAGTGATTTAAAATTGTCATGACATTCTACCAGAATGATAGAATTTtcctaatatgaaacatttttataaAGCAAATGACCACAGGAAATTGAATAACACCCAGTCTCATTCAGTGCTGACTAGGTTCCCTTATTCTCTAGTAGAATCTATTATTAAAAGTCttgcagtatttttaaaatactgttctACAATCTTTTACaccaaattattacatttattagaAATAATAGCTTTTGACATAAAAATTTCCACCAAAAGATAAAGGGAAACAAAAAATAAGAGTAAtctatgattttaaaataaaaaccaATCACTATTTCCAtgtggatttttttttgttttggaggaCAGTTTAGGCTTTGGGTAGAAATTCTTAAAACCACCAATGATCAATCTATTTCTGAAAGCAATAAAGCATGGCATTTTATTTGACTCCAGATTAATCACCAACTCCCACCAACATCACATTTCTTATTGACTAGGTGGTATGGCCATCAACCATGTCGAAAACACCTGTACATATAGAAGAAATAATGTCAGGTTAATAAATGAAGGAACACATACATAAATTTCCAGACTGATAAACAAATGTGAATGACATACACAAATTATTCCAACATTACATATGTATTGTTAGATGCACAGCTTACGTGTAGCCCTTTCTAATTGACATACTGTCTGGCAGGGAGGATGCCAATGCAGTTACAGACTCCCAttcaaaattatctttacaactacTCAATATCTGGCCCcttggagttccaaaacatccttgACTGAATCAAACAAACATATCAATGGTGACACCGGCACGAATCATGTACAGCGAATCCTACCATAGTCTTCTGAGAGCAAATAATTGCAGTAGGTGCATGGTCCATCCGTGTGACATCTGGGTCCAATCATTTCACCTGCAGCTACCCCATTCCATCACAATGAAAATGGACATCTTTGAGCTTCCCAATGAGGTCATATGAGTGTGGATATGGCTGTGGGTGGGTAGGAGCATGCACATACTCCTGTGCTATTATTCTATCCTGATTGCTGCTTTTGACTGTTTTGCTTTTTGATGGATATATGGTTTCAAGTAACCAATGACAGTCAGAAGTTACAGTTTGCTTTTATCAAAAACTGTAACTTTGCTGCAGAAGATGTCTGTGCAAAGAAACATACTAAGAAATATTTCAGTCATCAGTTCGGTCATACAGGTTAGCCTTAAAAGCTCTGAACAAAATGATCATGATCTCAATTGTGCTGCAGATTGTTGATTGCTATTTTCTCAGATATACTGCAGATCACATAGTTGTGGTAAGGTTAGGACACGAGTTTGTTTCAATGCTACAAAACCTGTCATCTGCCACATTTTAGTCATAGGTCACTTATAATCAGCTGTGtttgtgtgttgcctataaccAAGCAATGTAGCTGGTAGTGGATGTAGCAATATTGCAGTGGCAAGTGACACACATCAGCTATCAAGTAGTTTTAATCAGACTACAGTAAAAGCTATTTTCTATGTGATTAATAAAAACCTTTGCAGTTAATCACTACATTGCGTAGAACAGTTATACACTGTGTCAATAATGCCATACACCAGAAAACTTTCTTTAAGAGAAACTCTCAGTAAAATGGGCTTCTGTCTAAAACGTCCAGACACTAAGTTAATGTAGAATATTATATCCCACTGACTACAGTACTACacgttgaattttttttaaaaaaaacaccttTTCGGTATGCCCTATGTAGGTATATTACTTACACAGTTGCTTCCACATAGGCCATATTATAAGAGTAGATGCCTGGTGTGCCCATTATCAAAGTGGCTGGAAACACCTCCCACTTTCAAAGCTTACAGGTGACATAGATGGCAGGCACTGCCTTTGCCCTAACACTCCTGTCAACACATATACAAGGAGGATACAGCCACAATTGCACACTGTTCCAACGTATTATCTGATTAGGGAAAGGCAGCGTATTCCAGCCATTCACATTCTCAGGATCGAGCAATATCCTTCAAATGTACACTGGATGTGAGTGCTCAGTTTCTTGGATTCTACAGACCAGGTATGGCACATGCTGATAGAATTTTTCTTGTCATTTGGCGTACTGTCGGTGAGGGCCACCTTACAGTAATTATTGTGCAATGTATCATTTTACCCTGGGTTCAGTAGAAGAGGCACGATTGCTTTCTCACATAAAGCTGAAATTTTCCTACTAGTTCAGCTGTTATGTAGCAGTACTTGAAAATAATAAGTCATATctaggtttcttgtggcattacaTCAACACTGTCTGAGCTACCTCCTTTTCTCCCCTCTGGTGTTTAGGTTTGTTCCTGCCTGATACAGGAGTTTTATGTGCTATCAAAACAATAATAAATCCTCCTCATTGCTACTCATATTTTTGTTGACCCAGATCACAAAAGAAACAATGCAGACAGCTGTTCTGTGCTAAATATTCACTGTAGACGAACAACATTGGAACTATCACcaagctttgcagatgatgaatacTGTGGGTTGACACTTACTTCTACAACAGGGCAAGTGCACCAACAGTGTGGTGAATCTACCTTGCAATAATCACAGTCTGGCAAGATGTAAGCATTTTTGAATATCAGCAGATGGTAAAACAATCCTCTGTTTGCTCTATGTGGTACCCACCTCAGTGACCTCCTTTTGACATGCATGTGTGtgtaggttacaattataattaagCAGGATTAGAGACTAGTTGTGAGAAAACAAATAACTGTGCTGAAGTAAATTCTAGCACTTGTATTTAGAAGACATAGCTCATCTCTCAACCCACCACGAGATCCTGACATTACACCTGCATATTACTGACATTAATATCTCCTACAAATGAAATGACTGGCAAAATTTTAGGATAATATTAGCAATGCTTCTTGCAAAGAGGATCTTGGCAAATCAAAACAAAATCTATTGTTATCATTGAGTAACTCCCCTAAGAATTGATACAGCTAGTGTCTGATCTCAGTCCTCACTTAGCCTCACTTATGCCTCACACACAGCAAAAACACAGGTTGTCTATTCAGCAATCCTTACCCATAGTGGCAACCAGTCAGATACTGAGCCCTGACAGCATGGGAGTATTGAAACATTTACAGAGTGACTCACATGAAATACTGTGACTGTCTACAAATAAAAAGTTTCATTTACTTCAAATGTGCTATCAAACTATGAATGCTCCATTGCAGTATAGGAGTAACTAAATCAATGAGAAGCTTTTGTGTCATTACTACAATTGATTAGGGAGATGACAATTTTAGGCTTttcactgtggaacttggtggttcCAACACAAAACCATCAATATTT containing:
- the LOC124719975 gene encoding zinc finger protein 723-like isoform X1, with the translated sequence MDCKGTSRVKKEKSEIYAEPESLFLEGPLKILMPSLHIKQDLELKQEDGIERDCLEDNLGISHPNDFIKEDPELNLEVAASIRKASDSLSFIQSAGDSCDISYQETSHQGVVNDKLEIYAEKSTDFSVSHNYTKIQTSQEDGLCGTRLSCSIREKEFHKFNCSFCLQSFPSKYRLIMHVFIHIDGVQAPSYVCKSCGEVFPTDDCFKEHLRMREGDQALSATNSETLECSDDHENNISFECVQDGIVEQTEEPPSYKVPRKTFKKSFNDICNTHTVKETEEKLERCNDCGILSTSDHVHVHTVLSATRHHKCDVCGKTFPLLCNLQGHKLIHTGERPHGCDVCGKSFTERGNLKQHELIHTGQRPHKCDICGKSFTQSAHLKTHSLIHTGKRPHTCDVCGKPFTQSGHLKTHILIHTGKRPHKCDVCAKSFTERGNLKKHELIHSGQRPHKCDVCGKSFTQLGNLKTHILIHTRKRPHKCGVCGKSFTERDSLKKHELIHTEEKQFTTSITFVGSNVLSNLKAHKLSHSGKRPYTCSICGKSFTHWGSHRKHKLIHTT
- the LOC124719975 gene encoding zinc finger protein 723-like isoform X3; this translates as MPSLHIKQDLELKQEDGIERDCLEDNLGISHPNDFIKEDPELNLEVAASIRKASDSLSFIQSAGDSCDISYQETSHQGVVNDKLEIYAEKSTDFSVSHNYTKIQTSQEDGLCGTRLSCSIREKEFHKFNCSFCLQSFPSKYRLIMHVFIHIDGVQAPSYVCKSCGEVFPTDDCFKEHLRMREGDQALSATNSETLECSDDHENNISFECVQDGIVEQTEEPPSYKVPRKTFKKSFNDICNTHTVKETEEKLERCNDCGILSTSDHVHVHTVLSATRHHKCDVCGKTFPLLCNLQGHKLIHTGERPHGCDVCGKSFTERGNLKQHELIHTGQRPHKCDICGKSFTQSAHLKTHSLIHTGKRPHTCDVCGKPFTQSGHLKTHILIHTGKRPHKCDVCAKSFTERGNLKKHELIHSGQRPHKCDVCGKSFTQLGNLKTHILIHTRKRPHKCGVCGKSFTERDSLKKHELIHTEEKQFTTSITFVGSNVLSNLKAHKLSHSGKRPYTCSICGKSFTHWGSHRKHKLIHTT
- the LOC124719975 gene encoding zinc finger protein 723-like isoform X2 produces the protein MDCKGTSRVKKEKSEIYAEPESLCLEDNLGISHPNDFIKEDPELNLEVAASIRKASDSLSFIQSAGDSCDISYQETSHQGVVNDKLEIYAEKSTDFSVSHNYTKIQTSQEDGLCGTRLSCSIREKEFHKFNCSFCLQSFPSKYRLIMHVFIHIDGVQAPSYVCKSCGEVFPTDDCFKEHLRMREGDQALSATNSETLECSDDHENNISFECVQDGIVEQTEEPPSYKVPRKTFKKSFNDICNTHTVKETEEKLERCNDCGILSTSDHVHVHTVLSATRHHKCDVCGKTFPLLCNLQGHKLIHTGERPHGCDVCGKSFTERGNLKQHELIHTGQRPHKCDICGKSFTQSAHLKTHSLIHTGKRPHTCDVCGKPFTQSGHLKTHILIHTGKRPHKCDVCAKSFTERGNLKKHELIHSGQRPHKCDVCGKSFTQLGNLKTHILIHTRKRPHKCGVCGKSFTERDSLKKHELIHTEEKQFTTSITFVGSNVLSNLKAHKLSHSGKRPYTCSICGKSFTHWGSHRKHKLIHTT